A window from Equus caballus isolate H_3958 breed thoroughbred chromosome 8, TB-T2T, whole genome shotgun sequence encodes these proteins:
- the PPM1F gene encoding protein phosphatase 1F isoform X1, with product MASGALQESSQMAEETLGFLDMLLCDFPAPLSPDSPLPWKVPGTVLRQEEVEGELAELAMGFLGSRNAPPPLASCLAHEAVSKLLQADLSEFRKKPRQEEDDDAEEEKAPVTLLDAEGLVRTFFNQLWEVCSRWQKQVPSTAQAPQRQWLVSIHAIRNTRRKMEDRHVCLSAFNQLFGLSDPVDRAYFAVFDGHGGVDAARYAAAHVHAHAARRPELPTDPAGALREAFRRTDEMFLWKAKRERLQSGTTGVCALIAGKTLHVAWLGDSQVILVQQGQVVKLMEPHRPERQDERERIEALGGFVSHMDCWRVNGTLAVSRAIGDVFQKPYVSGEADAASQELTGSEDYLLLACDGFFDVVPHHEVAGLVQSHLVRQQGSGLHVAEELVAAARERGSHDNITVMVVFLRDPRALLEGGAQGAGDLPSGLSEPETNTPPRS from the exons ATGGCCTCTGGAGCCCTACAGGAGAGCAGCCAGATGGCAGAGGAGACACTGGGCTTCCTGGACATGCTCCTCTGCGACTTTCCAGCCCCACTGAGCCCAGACAGCCCTCTGCCGTGGAAGGTGCCAGGGACAGTgctgaggcaggaggaggtggaaggCGAGCTGGCCGAGCTGGCGATGGGTTTCCTGGGCAGCAG GAATGCTCCGCCACCACTTGCTTCGTGTCTGGCCCATGAGGCAGTTTCCAAGCTGCTGCAGGCGGACCTTTCCGAATTCAGGAAGAAGcccaggcaggaggaggatgacgacgcagaagaggagaaggcccCTGTGACCT TGCTGGATGCTGAGGGCCTGGTGAGGACTTTCTTTAACCAGCTCTGGGAAGTATGCAGCCGGTGGCAGAAGCAGGTGCCCTCGACTGCCCAGGCTCCGCAGAGGCAGTGGCTGGTCTCCATCCACGCCATCCGGAACACTCGCCGCAAGATGGAGGACCGGCACGTGTGCCTTTCGGCCTTCAACCAGCTCTTCGGCCTGTCC GACCCCGTGGACCGCGCCTACTTTGCCGTGTTTGACGGTCACGGCGGGGTGGACGCTGCGAGGTACGCTGCTGCACACGTGCATGCCCATGCTGCCCGCCGGCCGGAGCTACCTACAGACCCTGCAGGGgccctcagggaagccttccggCGCACCGACGAGATGTTTCTGTGGAAAGCCAAGCGAGAG CGGCTGCAGAGCGGCACCACCGGCGTGTGCGCGCTCATCGCGGGAAAGACCCTGCACGTCGCCTGGCTCGGAGACTCTCAGGTCATCCTGGTGCAGCAGGGACAGGTGGTGAAGCTGATGGAGCCGCACAGACCCGAGCGACAG GACGAGCGGGAGCGCATCGAGGCGCTGGGTGGCTTCGTGTCTCACATGGACTGCTGGAGAGTCAACGGGACCCTGGCTGTCTCCAGAGCCATCG GGGATGTCTTCCAGAAGCCCTACGTGTCTGGGGAGGCGGATGCAGCCTCCCAGGAGCTGACGGGCTCCGAGGACTACCTGCTGCTCGCCTGCGACGGCTTTTTCGACGTTGTCCCCCACCATGAGGTTGCTGGCCTCGTGCAGAGCCACCTGGTCAGGCAGCAGGGCAGTGGGCTACACGTCGCCGAGGAGCTGGTGGCTGCAGCCCGGGAGCGGGGCTCCCACGACAACATCACAGTCATGGTGGTCTTCCTCAGGGACCCCCGAGCCCTGCTGGAGGGCGGGGCCCAGGGGGCAGGGGACTTGCCCTCTGGCCTCTCAGAGCCAGAGACCAACACACCACCGAGAAGCTAG
- the PPM1F gene encoding protein phosphatase 1F isoform X2, with the protein MASGALQESSQMAEETLGFLDMLLCDFPAPLSPDSPLPWKVPGTVLRQEEVEGELAELAMGFLGSRNAPPPLASCLAHEAVSKLLQADLSEFRKKPRQEEDDDAEEEKAPVTLLDAEGLVRTFFNQLWEVCSRWQKQVPSTAQAPQRQWLVSIHAIRNTRRKMEDRHVCLSAFNQLFGLSDPVDRAYFAVFDGHGGVDAARYAAAHVHAHAARRPELPTDPAGALREAFRRTDEMFLWKAKRERLQSGTTGVCALIAGKTLHVAWLGDSQVILVQQGQVVKLMEPHRPERQDERERIEALGGFVSHMDCWRVNGTLAVSRAIVPQKNLVGNPWLAAPHAGRSFFNIPYVRLTPLPASC; encoded by the exons ATGGCCTCTGGAGCCCTACAGGAGAGCAGCCAGATGGCAGAGGAGACACTGGGCTTCCTGGACATGCTCCTCTGCGACTTTCCAGCCCCACTGAGCCCAGACAGCCCTCTGCCGTGGAAGGTGCCAGGGACAGTgctgaggcaggaggaggtggaaggCGAGCTGGCCGAGCTGGCGATGGGTTTCCTGGGCAGCAG GAATGCTCCGCCACCACTTGCTTCGTGTCTGGCCCATGAGGCAGTTTCCAAGCTGCTGCAGGCGGACCTTTCCGAATTCAGGAAGAAGcccaggcaggaggaggatgacgacgcagaagaggagaaggcccCTGTGACCT TGCTGGATGCTGAGGGCCTGGTGAGGACTTTCTTTAACCAGCTCTGGGAAGTATGCAGCCGGTGGCAGAAGCAGGTGCCCTCGACTGCCCAGGCTCCGCAGAGGCAGTGGCTGGTCTCCATCCACGCCATCCGGAACACTCGCCGCAAGATGGAGGACCGGCACGTGTGCCTTTCGGCCTTCAACCAGCTCTTCGGCCTGTCC GACCCCGTGGACCGCGCCTACTTTGCCGTGTTTGACGGTCACGGCGGGGTGGACGCTGCGAGGTACGCTGCTGCACACGTGCATGCCCATGCTGCCCGCCGGCCGGAGCTACCTACAGACCCTGCAGGGgccctcagggaagccttccggCGCACCGACGAGATGTTTCTGTGGAAAGCCAAGCGAGAG CGGCTGCAGAGCGGCACCACCGGCGTGTGCGCGCTCATCGCGGGAAAGACCCTGCACGTCGCCTGGCTCGGAGACTCTCAGGTCATCCTGGTGCAGCAGGGACAGGTGGTGAAGCTGATGGAGCCGCACAGACCCGAGCGACAG GACGAGCGGGAGCGCATCGAGGCGCTGGGTGGCTTCGTGTCTCACATGGACTGCTGGAGAGTCAACGGGACCCTGGCTGTCTCCAGAGCCATCG TTCCTCAGAAAAATCTAGTAGGAAACCCTTGGCTAGCTGCTCCACATGCTGGAAGATCATTTTTCAACATTCCATACGTGAGGCTTACTCCCCTCCCCGCATCATGCTGA